Proteins from a genomic interval of Toxoplasma gondii ME49 chromosome Ia, whole genome shotgun sequence:
- a CDS encoding MoeA N-terminal region (domain I and II) domain-containing protein (encoded by transcript TGME49_293480) codes for MPQRRKRRDAGDRGASNSVHLRTEFIAASGVGGEGGEVPGTLETHTLVSSPRSPASARMLRGGTEPGDEACLGNGSDLIRETSSFPLLELSEAQFLVECEVRRLIHAHLHRFNVLRGKTKLAPAGGVSPDQARGESTCCLGEASAPKDTQEKEGTERTRQAKKEVAPTRGETSRVAEPPLTCHITPPFLGRRVATSVLAPRPFPAFRAALVDGYALRLTPEVGGSRQPSRSVSSSQKRGPEAQDDSRLALRIVQKVRAGGESCAFRHSHMPTNPQSSLVTQAAAPHPADSTPGKQAGGAQDTCPESTCVYVTTGAPVPPQFQAVLPVEACVVDREKSLCMPDLAALAALRPGTNIRAVGSDVAAGLPLMEQGQRVGPAEEGLLASFDVHRLEVYRYLNVHTLAIGDELVSRVAGVGQKRGEDEEFCARNRGVNVAGSSSVDGATQASSKCAPQPPLSPAAAHANKAFPGESPKSAPAKVFDSNSPTLAALVADRCPSAQVRAQHFLPDDVAAVRTLLVKLATGARGKAALAGCSPRSGDQLRTMDGRGKEVTRGCECPWCAEMDAKTQANGPDNVGTGVDVLITTGGVSMGDSDCVKLALLQLQEETRKRQELRDGKRVSLEGGLGFSEREKPGKKQLSPVCDGRSPSFRIDTEIHFGRLNVKPGKPAIVASLRVYRTSSESPPGAGKDSTTEASPCRTLLVFALPGNPCSSWVLFHLLVGPALQFFSSFSPSSSLSCHLPPQVPVRLAAPLRPDASRPEFQRSLVYVDFSASTECRSVADARLSPSDLPVLAQSLSPPARCEGLLSSRFCSACNSPQVYLHAFPTGAQQSSRLLSCCGNANALILVPPRERSGRDRHEKGEVLWAWLLDTPFPAPPKMLLKLLTLQEERQQRAQGRPASFDREVSTFPVGRCRCGDQRSRDPSELLHAAKTEVNTLGFSCSSGVQRNPVSEDSLEKDGQNATHVGECGEAVVADTDRRSRRHVMETANEARPCFLGVVVVSDRCSEGVMKDACVEAALSSLRVSPELAKHLQLDGLTCESIEVEKERGHANHVASRIVPDEQEQIQKAVMSLVCRRMRHQATRGEGNGKRDYGDDQVGCNAFGPCLIFVCGGTGLSVRDVTPQALLPLFSVRCNGLEHLLMQASLTCTPMAALGRPCAGIATCSRQRIEDLERCRAAGVTKETGGPRKKPSGGLTQNEAEEFGDVDRRDAHMTCDCGARALVFGLPGSPQAVRECIQALLPVLPHALEVVTSGA; via the coding sequence ATGCcacaaagaaggaagagaagagacgcgggTGACCGGGGAGCGTCCAACTCCGTACACTTGCGGACAGAATTTATCGCAGCAAGCGGCGTAGGTGGTGAAGGTGGTGAAGTACCGGGAACTTTGGAGACGCACACTCTCGTGTCTTCGCCTCGTTCTCCCGCCTCGGCTCGGATGCTTCGTGGAGGCACAGAACCTGGCGACGAGGCATGTCTGGGGAATGGCTCGGACCTCATTCGAGAAACCAGCAGCTTTCCCCTGCTGGAACTCAGCGAGGCGCAGTTTTTGGTCGAGTGTGAAGTCCGGCGGCTCATCCACGCACACTTGCATCGTTTCAATGTCCTCAGAGGCAAGACCAAGCTCGCACCCGCGGGCGGTGTGTCTCCCGACCAAGCGCGTGGAGAGTCCACGTGCTGCCTTGGAGAAGCAAGCGCGCCCAAAGATActcaggagaaagagggtACCGAGAGGACTCGCCAGGCAAAGAAGGAGGTCGCACCGACCCGAGGAGAGACTTCGCGTGTGGCTGAGCCACCCCTCACGTGCCACATTACTCCGCCGTTCCTAGGTCGTCGCGTTGCGACTTCTGTCCTTGCTCCCCGACCCTTTCCTGCATTTCGCGCCGCCCTCGTGGATGGCTACGCTCTCCGCCTGACCCCGGAAGTTGGCGGGTCTCGACAGCCCTCTCGGAGCGTGTCCAGTTCGCAGAAGCGGGGCCCAGAGGCGCAAGACGACTCTCGTCTGGCACTCCGCATTGTTCAGAAGGTCCGCGCTGGTGGGGAGTCGTGTGCGTTTCGTCACTCACACATGCCAACGAATCCCCAAAGTTCGCTCGTGACGCAGGCAGCTGCACCCCACCCAGCGGATTCGACACCAGGCAAACAGGCAGGCGGCGCTCAGGACACTTGCCCCGAGTCCACTTGTGTGTACGTGACAACGGGGGCGCCCGTCCCGCCTCAATTTCAGGCGGTCTTGCCTGTGGAAGCCTGCGTCGTGGATCGAGAGAAATCTCTATGTATGCCTGACCTCGCTGCTCTAGCGGCTCTGCGACCGGGAACAAACATTCGAGCTGTCGGCAGCGACGTCGCCGCCGGCCTGCCGCTCATGGAGCAGGGCCAGCGGGTCGGACCTGCCGAGGAAGGGCTTCTCGCGAGTTTCGACGTCCACCGACTCGAGGTGTACAGATACCTGAACGTGCACACTTTGGCGATTGGCGACGAGCTGGTGAGCAGAGTCGCGGGGGTTGGACAGAAGAGGGGGGAGGACGAAGAGTTCTGCGCGAGAAACCGAGGCGTGAATGTTGCAGGTTCGTCGTCAGTCGATGGAGCGACTCAGGCGTCTTCGAAGTGTGCCCCTCAGCCGCCGCTCTCGCCCGCGGCAGCGCATGCGAACAAGGCTTTTCCCGGTGAATCTCCCAAGTCCGCCCCTGCCAAAGTCTTCGACAGCAACTCCCCGACACTCGCCGCTCTAGTCGCCGACCGGTGCCCGAGTGCGCAGGTTCGCGCGCAACACTTTCTACCGGATGATGTGGcggctgtacgtacactgcTAGTCAAGCTCGCGACGGGCGCGAGGGGAAAAGCGGCACTCGCGGGCTGTTCGCCGAGGTCGGGAGACCAGCTGAGAACGATGGACGGACGAGGCAAAGAAGTCACGAGAGGTTGCGAATGCCCTTGGTGCGCGGAGATGGATGCAAAAACTCAAGCGAATGGACCTGACAACGTGGGTACCGGAGTCGATGTCCTCATCACCACAGGCGGGGTGTCCATGGGTGACAGCGACTGTGTCAAACTCgcgcttctgcagctgcaggaagaaacaagaaagcggCAGGAGCTCCGGGACGGGAAACGAGTCTCTCTGGAGGGTGGGCTTGGTTTTTCCGAACGTGAAAAACCAGGGAAAAagcagctgtctcctgtctgcgACGGACGCAGTCCTTCCTTCCGTATTGACACAGAAATTCACTTTGGCCGCCTGAACGTGAAGCCAGGGAAACCGGCAATTGTTGCCTCGCTTCGAGTGTACAGGACGTCGTCGGAAAGCCCTCCAGGGGCAGGGAAAGATTCGACGACGGAGGCGTCTCCGTGCCGGACACTCCTCGTGTTTGCGCTCCCCGGCAATCCGTGTAGTTCGTGGGTTCTCTTTCACCTTCTCGTGGGTCCCGCGCTgcagtttttctcttcgttttctccgtcttcttcgctctcgtgtCACCTCCCGCCACAGGTCCCGGTCCGCCTCGCAGCTCCTCTGCGGCCTGACGCCAGCCGTCCAGAGTTCCAGCGTTCCCTGGTGTACGTGGACTTTAGCGCCAGTACCGAGTGTCGGAGCGTGGCGGACGCGCGGCTCTCTCCCAGTGACCTCCCGGTTTTGGCCCAGTCACTCTCCCCGCCAGCAAGGTGCGAAGGCTTGCTCTCGTCCCGATTCTGTAGCGCATGCAATTCTCCGCAGGTTTACCTGCATGCATTCCCCACGGGCGCGCAGCAGAGTTCGCGGCTGCTCAGCTGTTGCGGAAACGCGAACGCTCTGATCTTGGTGCCTCCGAGAGAAAGGTCCGGTCGGGATCGCCATGAGAAGGGCGAGGTTTTGTGGGCGTGGCTTCTGGACACACCGTTTCCAGCCCCACCCAAAATGCTTCTCAAACTCCTCACACTCCAGGAGGAGCGACAGCAGCGCGCTCAAGGGCGGCCTGCGAGCTTCGACAGAGAAGTCTCGACCTTCCCCGTTGGCCGGTGCAGATGCGGAGACCAGCGCAGTCGCGACCCCTCCGAACTCCTGCACGCAGCAAAGACGGAAGTCAACACCCTCGGGTTTTCCTGTTCCTCAGGAGTCCAGAGAAATCCAGTCTCAGAGGACTCCTTGGAGAAGGACGGGCAAAACGCCACCCATGTAGGGGAGTGCGGCGAGGCGGTCGTAGCAGACACAGACCGTCGGTCCCGTCGCCATGTgatggagacagcgaacgaAGCACGCCCCTGCTTTCTGGGCGTCGTTGTCGTTTCTGATCGGTGTTCTGAAGGGGTCATGAaggatgcatgcgttgaaGCGGCGCTGAGCAGCCTAAGGGTCTCTCCCGAACTCGCTAAACACCTCCAGCTCGATGGGCTGACCTGCGAGAGCattgaagtggagaaggagcGCGGTCATGCGAACCACGTCGCGAGTCGAATTGTGCCAGACGAACAAGAACAAATTCAGAAAGCAGTCATGTCTCTCGTTTgccgacgcatgcgtcaCCAGGCGACTCGGGGTGAGGGGAACGGTAAAAGAGACTATGGGGACGACCAAGTGGGCTGCAACGCCTTCGGTCCGTGCCTCATCTTCGTATGTGGGGGAACGGGTCTTTCGGTGCGAGACGTCACTCCTCAGGCTTTGCTGCCGCTCTTTTCAGTTCGGTGTAACGGCCTAGAGCACTTGCTGATGCAGGCGTCTCTAACGTGCACTCCTATGGCAGCATTAGGTCGGCCATGTGCTGGCATTGCCACAtgcagcagacagagaatcGAGGATCTGGAAAGATGTCGCGCCGCAGGCGTCACTAAAGAGACAGGCGGACCTCGGAAGAAACCGTCGGGTGGTTTGACTCAGAACGAGGCTGAGGAATTCGGAGACGTTGATCGAAGAGACGCGCACATGACTTGTGACTGTGGTGCAAGAGCGTTGGTCTTTGGTTTGCCGGGGAGCCCACAGGCCGTTCGGGAGTGCATCCAAGCCCTGTTGCCGGTTTTACCCCACGCGTTGGAAGTTGTCACTTCGGGGGCGTGA
- a CDS encoding hypothetical protein (encoded by transcript TGME49_293470): MGTVCTKNRVDTTKTAGTSKATADEAERTVAVEEGLKAAKEIEALTGAPAAVTRDGEVIAAIDEEDRKQLNEERTNSVDEAAAAVVQQSPEPAAVIRKEEVVTVKSDNGDTRVHVAVVEAVIRSDLPDLPDHVENVSAEDLELLRQARKQVMAVGGPVVTDITKSDQQTSQINKPSASAYGYLLFLPDKGGSLTLLWSKQQLSAEEEENAGKVLLSFVPALHKNVPRMKYEKKGGKTELLTDIEAKWSVWKVNEKQRYYAAWATVLKAANEYEAKVTVREWTEEMPPQVFISLLHVGLVGNKVASLPRGHPVDLGVFSHIAVVPADKNKEFKDGFNLSEKKFQDLAVAAGGADQRFAPRGIATALGQDDVVAWMKEDGIDISKNERGLTLDGRMVDRANA; the protein is encoded by the exons ATGGGAACCGTTTGCACGAAGAACAGAGTGGACACAACCAAGACAGCTGGCACCTCGAAAGCAACAGCTGACGAGGCTGAGCGAACAGTCGCTGTTGAGGAGGGTCTTAAAGCAGCCAAGGAAATTGAGGCTTTGACAGGTGCTCCCGCTGCGGTTACCAGGGACGGAGAAGTTATCGCAGCGATCGATGAAGAAGATCGGAAGCAACTGAATGAAGAACGAACGAACAGCGTCGatgaagcagctgctgctgtggTCCAGCAGTCTCCGGAACCGGCTGCGGTAATTCGCAAGGAAGAAGTCGTTACAGTAAAGAGCGATAATGGAGACACTCGTGTCCATGTAGCTGTTGTGGAAGCGGTTATCAGAAGTGATCTGCCGGATCTTCCTGATCATGTCGAGAATGTTTCGGCTGAGGATCTGGAACTGCTTCGTCAGGCTCGCAAGCAGGTGATGGCGGTAGGCGGGCCTGTTGTTACGGACATCACGAAGTCGGATCAGCAGACCTCCCAAATCAACAAACCAAGTGCGTCGGCTTACGGGTACCTTCTGTTTTTGCCTGACAAGGGCGGAAGTCTGACCCTTCTTTGGTCGAAGCAACagctctctgcagaggaggaggagaacgctGGCAAAGTCCTCCTGTCTTTTGTTCCTGCTCTCCATAAAAACGTCCCTCGGATGAAATATGAAAAGAAGGGTGGGAAAACGGAGCTGCTGACCGACATCGAA GCGAAGTGGAGCGTGTGGAAGGTGAATGAGAAGCAGAGGTACTACGCGGCATGGGCTACTGTTCTGAAGGCAGCTAACGAATACGAGGCGAAAGTGACTGTCAGGGAGTGGACTGAAGAAATGCCTCCACAGGTGTttatttctcttcttcatgttggacTG GTTGGCAACAAGGTGGCGTCGCTCCCGCGGGGCCATCCAGTGGATCTTGGCGTTTTCTCGCACATCGCCGTTGTTCCTGCAGACAAAAACAAAGAGTTCAAAGACGGTTTCAATCTTTCAGAGAAGAAGTTCCAAGACTTAGCAGTGGCAGCAG GCGGCGCTGATCAGCGATTTGCTCCCAGAGGAATCGCCACGGCGTTGGGTCAGGATGATGTGGTAGCTTGGATGAAAGAAGACGGTATTGATATTAGTAAGAACGAAAGGGGATTAACCCTTGATGGCCGAATGGTGGACAGAGCAAATGCGTAG